One Scylla paramamosain isolate STU-SP2022 chromosome 7, ASM3559412v1, whole genome shotgun sequence DNA window includes the following coding sequences:
- the LOC135101935 gene encoding microsomal glutathione S-transferase 1-like translates to MGFDALSVENPAFTAFLFYSAVLCLKVILMGPLTGYYRMTRGAFANPEDASKFGAKSTKTDSDVERVRRAHQNDIENIPFFLVLASLFLFTNPSLFCAKMLFRIFTGGRILHTILYLRGSSLRPLAFVIPTLVSVYMAVCIIYTFH, encoded by the exons ATGGGTTTTGACGCGCTGAGTGTCGAGAATCCTGCCTTCACcgccttcctcttctactcCGCCGTGTTGTGCCTCAAGGTGATCCTTATGGGACCTCTGACGGGATATTATCGCATGACCCGCGGA GCCTTCGCTAACCCCGAGGACGCCAGTAAGTTCGGGGCCAAGAGCACCAAGACGGACTCAGACGTGGAGCGCGTGAGGAG AGCCCACCAGAACGACATCGAGAACATCCCATTCTTTCTTGTGCTGgcgtccctcttcctcttcaccaatCCCAGCCTGTTCTGTGCCAAGATGCTGTTCAGGATCTTCACGGGCGGCAGGATCCTTCACACAATCTTGTACCTGAGGGGCAGCTCTCTCAGGCCTCTCGCTTTCGTTATCCCTACACTGGTTTCCGTCTACATGGCTGTGTGCATTATTTACACCTTCCATTGA